GTGGTTGCCAGTTCCTCCGATGCCTCCAAAACATATCTGCTTGACGCCAATGGCATCGAGTATAATCAGTTGATCAGAAAAGGTCTGATGGGTGCCATATTCTATTATCAGGCCACATCTTACTACCTGGAAAACATTGTCACCGATGACAACAACACCGTAACCTCCGGTGAAGGCACGGCCATGGAACACCACTGGGATGAGGCCTTCGGATACTTCGGCGTACCCGTTGACTTTCCTACCAACACTTCAGACGCAGCCTACTGGGGGTCCTACAGCAACCAACGAGATGCGGTGCTGGGCAGCAACAAAACAATGATGGATGCCTTTCTTAAAGGACGCGCCGCCATCTCCAATAAAGATTATACATCGCGCGACGAAGCAGTAACCACCCTGCGTGAAATGTGGGAACGCATCTGCGTAGGCTCTGCCATCCATTACCTTAACAGCGTAAAACTAAATTTGGCCAATGACGGCGTAAGGTGTCACGAGCTCTCAGAATGCCTGGGGTTCATTTATTCCCTGAAGTATAATGTCGATCGAAAGATCACCGATTCACAGATTACAGACGTACTGAATCACATTGGCACCAACCTGTACAATGTTACTGCTACAGATCTGGACAATGCCAGAGATCTCCTGAGCACAATTTACGGTTTAGATGACATCAAAAACATCCTCTGACAACTGCGTAGCGCGGCTGCTTTCTTCAGCAGCCATCCGGCAAAGCACAAAGCAACAGTTCTCAGCTGTTGC
This genomic interval from Flavobacteriales bacterium contains the following:
- a CDS encoding DUF4856 domain-containing protein; the encoded protein is MKYIFPICLIGLIVTASSCKKEDPDPTPEETGYTIPTTYAFTNVDHTGQTQRIAMLDELSSYMNTGKISGTVLDAQKMKDMYANAGNPFSDATLNGSGKQLKNKTYAADQSLFDSYFDNLALASQSTVAGSNGVAGVVASSSDASKTYLLDANGIEYNQLIRKGLMGAIFYYQATSYYLENIVTDDNNTVTSGEGTAMEHHWDEAFGYFGVPVDFPTNTSDAAYWGSYSNQRDAVLGSNKTMMDAFLKGRAAISNKDYTSRDEAVTTLREMWERICVGSAIHYLNSVKLNLANDGVRCHELSECLGFIYSLKYNVDRKITDSQITDVLNHIGTNLYNVTATDLDNARDLLSTIYGLDDIKNIL